A genomic stretch from Penicillium digitatum chromosome 4, complete sequence includes:
- a CDS encoding DNA topoisomerase 2, giving the protein MDDSMLEDSVFDDDGGSSDFAPEPAPKPKAKAAPKKAAAAKPATKKTTQTTLKVKPAAKAAATRKKKADSEDEVSDIQMSDDDSLLSHTPPKTKKTAVSKRAGSKPLADVENESHGGDAAADSKTGNASDKYQKLTQLEHIIKRPDTYIGSTERTTQHMWVYNSGTEAMEYREVSFVPGLYKIFDEIVVNAADNKHNDSSMNEMRITIDREAGEISVWNNGRGIPIEIHSREKIYVPELIFGHLLTSSNYDDSQQKVTGGRNGFGAKLCNVFSTEFTLETQDSRQKKKYKQTWTENMTKMGKAKITDAKGDDYTKVTFKPDFARFGMDGIDDDFEALVMRRVYDLAGTANVGVKLNGTRVPVRNFRKYMEMYTKAIRKERDDDGPPSKDEIITCQPDPRWEIGFAVSDGSFQQVSFVNSIATTSGGTHVNYIADQICTRLADQVKKKNKSGATLKSAQIRNHIFIFVKALIVNPAFNSQTKEQLTTKASQFGSKCSLDEDFYKKVLKTEVMSNILHFAEQKADQILKKSETGRRTRMNNPKLVDANKAGTREGHHCTLILTEGDSAKGLAMAGRAVVGPDLFGVFPLRGKLLNVRDASFDQISKNVEIQSIKNFIGLQHKKEYTETKGLRYGHIMIMTDQDHDGSHIKGLLINFLQAQFPSLLKIPEFLIEFITPIIKVWKGDPKNPTKQKSFFTMPEHDEWRQAHKHERGWQHKYYKGLGTSTTEDAQVYFRDLDRHLKEFHTMQDGEAGLIELAFSKKKADERKEWLRQYKPGTYLDHSVAKITYTDFINKELILFSMADNQRSIPSVVDGLKPGQRKVLHTCFIRNLKKDMKVVELAGHVSGMTAYQHGDVSLQQTIVGLAQTFVGSNNINCLEPSGNFGSRLQGGGDCASARYIYTRLSPFARKIFHAADEPLLTYNEDDGKKIEPEVFIPVVPMILINGADGIGTGWSSSIPNYNPEDVVNNLKRLMAGEPTEPMQPWFRGFTGEVVAVGGDRYKFSGIIRECGEKEVEITELPLRTWTQDFKDKLEEIIKAEKVPSFIKDYRDYNTHTKVHFIIQLDEKHMKAALSEGLEEKFKLTKSIATTNLVAFDPEGRITKYATVDDILKEFYVVRLKYYERRKQFQLSNLQRELEKLSNQARFVQMIIDGKLVISKKKKPVLITELKEKGFKPIAKVAEAAKMGEDEAVVEEGLEEGEDESDDPNAEVLSSSFDYLLGMPMWSLTQERVEKLRSQIGEKETEVDVLIKLSKEDIWNRDLEEFIKEWRFQLEDEDRRARKEAGLGCRVPTKLATGGGRVAASRKRKAANGDDPDDEDFGVPKVKKAAAAKKKEQPKNSLMNFLSKPPSKSSPSADSDDDFNMDMEILPKKSRATSKPKTLPKQEDDFVDIDNVPQASRASAHPADDTMDLDEDEMPKPKVAAKAAVKPAAKRGPKPKPKVEEDSDDDFLEIAKSEASKPAVQSSRARKPVKYSVPSDSDSDNGDDLLGDVSMMVKGIGGDPTADSRQLFSERPRSESGASVKTTAKTSKANDDFDPDETDYSKLVPQNSPRRSIQVKPKDVKLDDNDEDDEEQPVKPAARAKAVPKAKAAPKTAPKDAVIEDDDDEEDEPIKPIARGKAAPKAKAAPKTAAATSAPKARGRPKKEPAPKPVPKSAPPTLSPAAKAYASKQGKASKKIVDDYSEDDIDAMANDILDSPAGKVNVDISEDEEPAPALRRAAASRPARRGATKQKNSYVIEDDSDEEASADDFDEDEDDSD; this is encoded by the exons ATGGATGACTCCATGTTGGAAGACTCGGTCTTCGATGATGACGGAGGCAGCTCTGACTTTGCCCCAGAGCCTGCACCG AAACCCAAAGCCAAGGCGGCTCCTAAGAAAGCCGCTGCCGCTAAACCTGCCACTAAAAAGACCACCCAAACCACACTCAAGGTCAAGCCTGCTGCTAAGGCGGCtgcgacgaggaagaagaaggctgaCAGCGAGGACGAAGTGTCCGACATTCAGATGTCCGACGATGACTCTCTGCTCTCCCACACCCCCCCCAAGACTAAGAAAACGGCTGTTTCTAAGCGAGCTGGCTCAAAGCCTCTGGCCGATGTCGAAAATGAGTCCCACGGAGGTGACGCTGCTGCCGACAGCAAGACTGGCAATGCATCAGACAAGTATCAGAAA CTCACTCAACTGGAACACATCATCAAACGTCCCGATACCTACATTGGATCTACAGAGCGCACTACGCAGCATATGTGGGTGTACAACTCCGGAACCGAGGCGATGGAGTATCGCGAAGTCTCTTTCGTCCCTGGTCTCTACAAGATATTCGACGAGATTGTGGTCAATGCCGCCGATAACAAGCACAACGACTCAAGCATGAACGAGATGCGGATCACGATTGATCGCGAGGCCGGTGAGATCAGTGTGTGGAACAACGGACGTGGTATTCCTATTGAGATCCACTCCAGAGAGAAGATCTACGTGCCCGAACTCATCTTCGGCCATCTGCTTACTTCTTCCAACTATGACGACAGCCAGCAGAAGGTGACTGGAGGTCGTAACGGTTTTGGTGCCAAGCTTTGTAATGTTTTCTCCACAGAGTTCACTCTCGAAACCCAGGACTCCcgccagaagaagaaataTAAGCAAACCTGGACCGAAAACATGACGAAGATGGGCAAGGCAAAGATCACAGATGCAAAGGGAGATGACTACACCAAGGTCACCTTCAAGCCTGACTTTGCCAGATTCGGCATGGATGGCATCGACGATGACTTCGAAGCCCTTGTCATGCGCCGAGTCTACGATTTGGCGGGTACCGCCAATGTTGGTGTCAAATTAAACGGCACGCGCGTCCCTGTTCGCAATTTCCGAAAGTACATGGAAATGTACACCAAAGCCATTCGCAAAGAGCGTGATGATGATGGTCCTCCATCAAAGGATGAAATTATTACGTGCCAACCCGATCCTCGATGGGAGATTGGTTTTGCTGTTTCGGACGGTTCGTTCCAACAAGTTTCATTCGTGAACTCGATTGCAACAACATCGGGCGGAACGCACGTCAACTACATCGCTGATCAGATCTGTACTCGCTTGGCCGACCaggtgaagaagaagaataagTCTGGAGCAACTCTGAAGTCAGCACAGATTCGGAACCACATCTTCATATTTGTAAAGGCCTTGATCGTTAACCCGGCCTTCAATTCCCAGACCAAGGAACAGTTGACTACAAAGGCCAGTCAGTTCGGTAGCAAGTGTTCCCTTGATGAAGATTTCTACAAGAAGGTTTTGAAAACCGAGGTTATGTCAAATATCCTACACTTCGCGGAACAAAAAGCCGACCAGATATTGAAGAAGAGTGAAACCGGTCGACGCACGCGTATGAACAATCCAAAGCTGGTCGACGCCAACAAGGCTGGTACTAGAGAGGGTCACCACTGTACTCTGATCTTGACCGAGGGTGATTCAGCCAAGGGGTTGGCCATGGCAGGCAGAGCGGTTGTTGGACCAGACTTGTTCGGTGTTTTCCCCTTGCGCGGAAAGCTTCTTAATGTCCGCGACGCTTCTTTTGACCAGATTTCAAAGAATGTTGAAATCCAAAGCATCAAGAACTTCATTGGTCTACAGCACAAGAAGGAGTACACTGAGACCAAGGGACTACGATATGGCCATATCATGATCATGACTGATCAGGATCACGACGGTAGTCACATCAAGGGTCTGCTCATCAATTTCCTTCAGGCGCAATTCCCCAGCTTGCTCAAGATTCCAGAGTTCCTCATTGAGTTCATCACTCCTATCATCAAGGTTTGGAAGGGTGATCCGAAGAACCCGACTAAGCAGAAATCGTTCTTCACCATGCCCGAGCATGATGAATGGCGTCAAGCTCACAAACACGAACGCGGCTGGCAACACAAGTACTACAAGGGTTTGGGAACCAGCACTACGGAAGATGCACAGGTCTATTTCCGCGACCTCGATCGTCATTTGAAGGAGTTCCACACTATGCAAGACGGTGAAGCTGGACTCATCGAGCTGGCTTTCTCCAAAAAGAAGGCAGATGAGCGTAAAGAGTGGCTTCGTCAATACAAACCTGGCACATATCTGGACCACTCGGTGGCGAAGATCACATACACTGACTTCATTAACAAGGAGCTCATCTTGTTCAGCATGGCGGATAACCAACGTTCGATTCCTTCCGTTGTCGATGGTTTGAAGCCAGGTCAGCGCAAGGTGCTTCACACCTGTTTCATTCGTAATCTGAAGAAGGACATGAAGGTGGTTGAGCTGGCAGGTCACGTTTCCGGAATGACAGCTTACCAACACGGTGACGTCTCCCTTCAACAGACTATTGTTGGTCTTGCCCAGACCTTTGTTGGCTCCAACAATATCAATTGCCTGGAGCCTAGTGGAAATTTTGGTAGTCGACTTCAAGGTGGTGGCGACTGTGCCAGCGCTCGTTACATCTATACTCGCCTGTCCCCCTTTGCACGCAAGATCTTCCATGCGGCCGATGAACCACTACTAACATACAACGAAGACGATGgcaagaagattgagccCGAGGTTTTTATTCCTGTCGTCCCGATGATTCTGATCAATGGTGCGGACGGTATCGGAACTGGTTGGAGTTCTTCTATTCCGAACTACAATCCCGAGGATGTTGTGAACAATCTCAAGCGCCTGATGGCTGGCGAGCCTACTGAGCCAATGCAGCCTTGGTTCCGTGGTTTCACCGGTGAGGTTGTGGCTGTGGGTGGAGATCGATATAAATTCAGCGGTATCATTAGGGAATGTGGCGAGAAGGAGGTCGAGATCACTGAGTTACCTCTTCGCACCTGGACACAGGATTTCAAGGACAAGCTGGAGGAGATaatcaaggccgagaaggtgCCATCCTTCATCAAGGATTACAGGGACTACAACACTCACACCAAGGTCCACTTCATTATCCAACTCGATGAAAAACACATGAAGGCTGCTCTGTCTGAAGGCTTGGAGGAAAAATTCAAGCTGACCAAGTCGATTGCAACAACCAATCTGGTGGCTTTCGATCCTGAGGGCCGCATCACCAAGTATGCCACTGTCGATGACATTCTCAAGGAGTTCTATGTCGTCCGTCTCAAATATTATGAACGACGCAAGCAGTTCCAACTGTCAAATCTACAGAGAGAGCTGGAGAAGCTGAGTAACCAAGCTCGCTTCGTGCAGATGATCATTGATGGCAAATTGGTCatctcgaagaagaaaaagcctGTTCTAATCACTGAGCTTAAGGAAAAGGGCTTCAAGCCAATTGCCAAGGTAGCTGAGGCCGCCAAGATGGGCGAAGACGAGGCTGTAGTAGAAGAGGGCTTAGAggaaggagaagatgagTCAGATGACCCTAACGCTGAGGTGCTATCCAGCTCATTTGACTACCTTCTGGGTATGCCCATGTGGTCACTGACCCAAGAGCGCGTGGAGAAGCTCCGTAGCCAGATCGGCGAGAAAGAAACCGAGGTCGATGTCTTGATTAAGCTGTCCAAGGAGGACATCTGGAACCGCGATTTGGAGGAGTTCATCAAGGAGTGGCGCTTCCAgcttgaagatgaggaccGTCGAGCCCGCAAAGAGGCTGGCTTGGGCTGTCGCGTCCCGACCAAGCTGGCCACTGGTGGCGGTCGTGTCGCGGCTTCGCGCAAGCGTAAGGCAGCCAACGGTGATGATCCAGACGACGAAGACTTCGGGGTCCCAAAGGTGAAGAAGGCCGCCGCAGCTAAGAAAAAGGAGCAGCCCAAAAATAGCTTGATGAATTTCCTCAGTAAACCCCCGAGCAAGTCATCACCATCTGCTGACTCGGACGATGATTTCAACATGGACATGGAAATTCTTCCGAAGAAGAGCCGTGCTACCTCGAAGCCTAAGACTCTTCCCAAACAAGAAGACGACTTTGTCGACATCGACAACGTTCCCCAAGCCTCGCGGGCATCAGCTCACCCGGCTGATGATACCATGGACCtagatgaggatgagatgcCAAAGCCCAAAGTAGCAGCCAAGGCAGCGGTCAAACCAGCTGCTAAACGAGGacccaagcccaagcccaagGTCGAAGAGGACTCGGATGACGATTTCTTGGAGATTGCCAAATCTGAGGCCTCCAAGCCCGCAGTGCAGTCTTCTCGCGCTCGCAAGCCTGTGAAGTACTCAGTGCCTAGCGACTCTGATAGTGACAACGGTGATGATCTTCTTGGAGACGTTAGCATGATGGTCAAGGGCATTGGTGGTGACCCGACCGCTGATTCTCGACAACTCTTTTCGGAGCGCCCCCGCTCGGAAAGCGGTGCCAGTGTGAAGACTACCGCGAAGACTTCCAAGGCCAACGACGATTTCGATCCGGATGAGACGGACTACAGCAAGCTTGTTCCTCAAAACTCCCCACGGCGTTCCATCCAGGTCAAGCCCAAGGACGTCAAGCTCGATGACAACGATGAAGACGACGAGGAGCAACCAGTCAAGCCAGCTGCTCGGGCTAAGGCTGTacccaaggccaaggctgcGCCAAAGACTGCTCCTAAGGACGCAGTTATtgaagacgacgatgacgaggaggacgagCCGATCAAGCCGATTGCTCGGGGTAAAGCAGCACCCAAAGCCAAGGCTGCCCCGAAGACCGCTGCCGCTACCTCGGCACCAAAAGCTCGTGGTCGCCCCAAAAAAGAGCCAGCTCCGAAGCCCGTCCCCAAGTCTGCTCCCCCGACTTTATCCCCGGCGGCCAAGGCCTATGCTTCCAAGCAAGGCAAGGCGAGCAAGAAGATTGTAGATGATTATTCGGAGGATGACATTGATGCCATGGCTAACGACATTTTGGATTCGCCAGCGGGCAAAGTGAATGTTGATATTTCGGAGGACGAAGAGCCCGCTCCCGCCCTCCGTCGCGCGGCTGCAAGCCGTCCTGCTCGTCGTGGCGCCACAAAGCAGAAGAACTCCTATGTCATTGAGGATGACAGCGATGAAGAAGCATCAGCCGATGATTttgacgaagacgaagatgacaGCGACTAA
- a CDS encoding GTPase activating protein (Evi5), putative produces MEYSEPASPSSSHAPNHDSMVTVALSDNQSSSEHIQPDWRTLDIPPTPVEISHLEKESEESLEPAPLARTTPNPQSLGADRGRQTGDMFDNETDWETLDKTEEQEPRGEGSDESTALLLARLEQENNALATNPKSRIPKVPKGKIHQRQSRAESLHHIKRLIRDPTRAELRYSQLPPPPMTELEFWAALVADYHQTAQRLPTLTSNKVKQGVPPPLRGVVWPSLAGARDPNLLSEFQRLSGESSPYDGLIGKDIGRSFPNVEMFRDPNGEGQQMLGRVLRCFSLYDTKIGYCQGLGFVVGPLLMHMTDAEAFCVLVRLMDHYNLRSCYLPDLSGLHLHVYQFQNLLARHRPVLFQHLEALHVEPVYVSQWFLSFFAVACPLPMLLRIYDVIFLEGACETLMRVALSLMQRNEKRILSCSEFEDVMQLLLSRSLWDTYAFNADDLVNDFVSLTSLVTKESLQALETSYNQSKGSPSGPSFPQMQATASGFLGRLWAGSSNSHNLAKSLNPNTSPSRQNSTIRRSISKQSLTSTLNSIETTSDASTAATELSAAAASVDIQKSRVKSNVSSHHKDRDLHTQIEELLMALSDLQRQQASLTRELQQEREEREEDHALAKEMLNHIRELLTETQPAELITKAQARFESVNPKRISITKTKLQLNDDVIRWKEMHEVEAGRCLNLTRRIDDFEKENSSLKEQLREARGRIQDGHRERQRLERLNRELRTFKTPLSETPLETTISSAADSGDNQSPTSGLREFKLARTNSTKSPTYNRRTSSLGFQSVMSTESNKTAAEEALLMDLVIAKTAEAVARQELEEVKGKLESFRKMIKASQAAAANPENRHSCVGLSQSRFSLASKSPIEVSKNLGTPSSNNGGFFSGWGRRTATD; encoded by the exons ATGGAATATTCCGAGCCAGCATCTCCCAGCAGCAGTCATGCACCTAACCATGACTCGATGGTCACCGTCGCGTTGTCCGATAACCAATCCAGTTCAGAGCACATCCAACCGGATTGGCGCACTCTTGACATCCCTCCAACCCCAGTGGAGATAAGCCATCTTGAGAAGGAGAGTGAGGAGTCCTTGGAACCGGCGCCACTGGCGAGGACCACCCCCAATCCCCAATCCCTAGGCGCGGACAGGGGGAGACAGACAGGCGACATGTTTGACAATGAAACGGATTGGGAGACACTAGATAAGacagaagaacaagaaccgCGTGGGGAGGGGTCTGACGAA TCCACGGCCCTACTCCTCGCTCGACTCGAACAAGAAAACAATGCTTTGGCGACCAATCCCAAGTCCAGGATACCCAAGGTTCCTAAGGGCAAGATACACCAGCGGCAGTCCCGGGCCGAGTCACTACACCACATCAAGCGACTTATTAGGGATCCCACTCGGGCAGAGCTACGATACTCGCAGTTGCCCCCTCCTCCAATGACCGAGTTGGAGTTCTGGGCTGCACTTGTTGCCGATTACCACCAGACTGCCCAGCGTTTGCCAACATTGACATCGAACAAAGTTAAACAAGGTGTGCCTCCGCCATTGCGAGGAGTGGTGTGGCCTAGCCTGGCGGGTGCACGAGATCCCAATCTGTTGAGTGAATTCCAGAGACTTTCGGGTGAAAGCAGTCCGTACGATGGGCTTATTGGAAAAGATATTGGCCGCAGCTTTCCTAATGTTGAAATGTTTCGCGACCCGAACGGCGAGGGTCAACAAATGCTCGGTCGAGTGTTGCGATGCTTCAGTCTTTACGATACCAAGATCGGCTACTGTCAAGGTCTTGGGTTTGTGGTAGGCCCTCTGCTCATGCACATGACAGATGCTGAGGCCTTTTGCGTTCTTGTCCG TCTCATGGATCACTACAACCTCCGATCTTGCTATCTTCCAGACCTCTCGGGTCTCCACCTTCATGTTTATCAGTTCCAAAATCTTCTAGCACGACACAGGCCGGTCCTGTTCCAACATCTCGAAGCACTCCACGTTGAGCCGGTCTACGTATCACAGTGGTTCCTATCGTTCTTTGCGGTGGCCTGTCCGTTACCGATGCTTCTCCGAATTTATGACGTTATCTTTTTGGAAGGAGCTTGCGAGACTCTGATGCGGGTTGCACTTTCCCTGATGCAGCGCAACGAGAAGAGAATTTTGTCTTGCAGCGAATTTGAAGACGTGATGCAACTGTTGTTATCTCGAAGCTTGTGGGACAC ATACGCCTTCAATGCTGATGATCTTGTTAATGATTTCGTGTCTCTCACCTCTCTCGTGACGAAAGAGAGTCTCCAAGCCCTTGAAACCAGCTACAACCAATCTAAAGGCTCACCATCCGGACCCTCCTTCCCGCAAATGCAGGCAACGGCCTCTGGTTTCCTTGGGCGACTATGGGCTGGCTCGTCCAACTCTCACAATTTGGCCAAGTCACTCAATCCGAATACTAGCCCGTCACGTCAGAACAGTACCATTCGTCGCTCTATTTCTAAGCAGAGCCTGACATCCACACTCAACTCCATTGAAACTACATCTGACGCGAGCACTGCTGCCACCGAACTATCGGCGGCTGCAGCTAGCGTCGATATCCAAAAATCACGCGTGAAATCTAACGTGTCTTCGCATCACAAAGATCGCGACCTCCATACCCAGATTGAAGAACTCTTGATGGCGCTCAGCGATCTTCAGCGCCAACAAGCTAGCCTCACACGTGAGCTACAACAGGAGAGGGAGGAACGAGAGGAAGACCATGCCCTGGCCAAGGAGATGTTGAACCATATCAGAGAGCTGCTGACTGAGACGCAACCGGCCGAATTGATAACCAAAGCCCAAGCACGCTTTGAATCAGTCAACCCGAAACGTATTTCAATCACTAAGACCAAGCTCCAGCTCAATGACGATGTTATTCGATGGAAGGAAATGCATGAGGTAGAAGCAGGCCGTTGCTTGAACCTCACACGGCGCATCGACGATTTTGAAAAGGAGAACTCGTCCCTCAAGGAACAATTACGAGAAGCTCGGGGCCGGATTCAAGATGGTCATCGGGAGCGACAGCGGCTCGAGCGTCTGAACCGGGAGCTGCGTACCTTCAAAACTCCTCTATCCGAAACACCGCTAGAAACGACAATTTCTTCTGCTGCCGACTCTGGGGACAACCAATCTCCCACTAGTGGTCTGCGCGAATTCAAGCTAGCCCGCACCAACTCCACAAAAAGTCCCACATATAACAGGCGGACAAGCAGTCTAGGTTTCCAGAGTGTGATGTCGACGGAGAGTAACAAAACCGCCGCTGAAGAAGCATTGCTCATGGACTTGGTTATTGCTAAGACAGCAGAGGCAGTTGCTAGGCAAGAGCTTGAGGAAGTAAAGGGCAAGTTGGAATCATTCCGGAAAATGATCAAGGCCTCCCAGGCTGCCGCAGCAAATCCTGAAAACCGCCATTCCTGTGTTGGATTATCGCAGTCGCGATTCAGCTTGGCCAGTAAATCTCCCATCGAAGTCTCAAAGAATCTTGGGACACCGTCCAGCAACAATGGGGGATTCTTCAGTGGATGGGGTCGACGAACTGCGACTGACTAG
- a CDS encoding APSES transcription factor Xbp1, putative gives MLSIKSLLNPQPERRHPYPSFPAREKRPKMAKDAPVFRRGKIQGECRYPPCEERDAELEKAHRELSLRPMGNIADYPRHIPYASDKKTFQEKTGRDSFHVFQYTFQIPGEEKEWHVMWDYNIGITTPAKMLNQNPGLRDICHSITGGALSAQGYWMPYEAARAMAATFCWRIRYALTPLFGTEFPAMCIPPTDRKIHGRMVIPPEIVQRATNTSNHYRSLEMKSRVVGSTPAINAPSLTPTLLDRTGLLDRQDSSLTLPPLKIPRHQYAESNTSARDSSTEPYYMSPKSQSPTSNFTPINPPRNSNVVPRSRVESPRTTLRAISDAIRPENVPGGISEDSDTDSDGSSNMYSTPNCPSVDEHMMETDKRGDLDEHNATSEAATMPSDYDDLTDSDDDWQMDDAHDEDYRGPPLKRTLGGASFGHGSTSPESQTKKYPSRTSRAARPEPSPPFTREVRAAEALLRLHLNELENTGTDTEMDDDEMTSPSGSRSLDGDESRSRKRRRASL, from the exons ATGCTATCCATCAAATCCCTACTGAATCCTCAGCCCGAAAGGCGGCACCCTTATCCTTCCTTCCCTGCCCGTGAGAAGCGGCCGAAGATGGCCAAGGACGCCCCAGTCTTCCGTCGTGGCAAGATCCAAGGCGAGTGCCGCTATCCTCCTTGCGAAGAAAGAGATGCAGAGCTGGAGAAGGCTCATAGAGAGCTCTCGTTGCGTCCCATGGGCAACATTGCCGACTATCCTCGTCATATCCCTTATGCCAGTGACAAGAAAACCTTCCAGGAAAAGACCGGCCGAGATAGTTTCCATG TTTTTCAATACACATTCCAGATACCTGGCGAAGAAAAGGAATGGCATGTTATGTGGGACTACAACATCGGCATT ACCACCCCGGCCAAGATGCTGAACCAGAACCCTGGTCTCCGCGATATCTGTCACAGCATCACCGGTGGAGCACTTTCTGCTCAAG GATACTGGATGCCATATGAAGCCGCCAGAGCCATGGCAGCCACCTTCTGCTGGAGAATCCGATACGCCCTGACTCCACTGTTTGGCACAGAATTTCCAGCCATGTGCATCCCCCCAACGGACCGCAAAATCCATGGCCGCATGGTCATCCCTCCGGAAATTGTGCAGCGTGCCACCAACACCTCCAACCACTATCGGTCCTTGGAGATGAAGTCTAGGGTCGTAGGTAGCACCCCCGCGATCAATGCCCCCTCCTTAACACCTACTCTTCTGGATCGTACGGGGTTACTGGACCGACAAGACTCGTCCCTGACACTGCCCCCGCTCAAGATCCCGCGTCACCAATACGCCGAGAGTAATACCAGTGCGCGGGACTCCTCTACGGAGCCTTACTACATGTCGCCTAAAAGCCAGTCGCCCACGTCTAACTTCACCCCCATCAACCCCCCGCGCAACTCCAATGTAGTGCCTCGCTCGCGGGTCGAGTCACCCCGGACTACCCTCCGAGCCATCTCAGATGCTATACGCCCGGAGAATGTCCCCGGGGGTATCAGCGAAGACAGCGACACCGACAGCGATGGTTCGTCCAACATGTATTCCACTCCAAACTGTCCTTCCGTGGATGAACACATGATGGAAACCGACAAGCGCGGCGACCTCGACGAGCACAACGCCACGTCGGAAGCAGCTACCATGCCAAGCGACTACGACGACCTAACCGACTCGGACGATGATTGGCAAATGGACGATGCTCACGATGAGGACTACCGCGGACCCCCTCTCAAGAGAACCCTTGGTGGAGCTTCGTTTGGCCACGGTTCTACAAGTCCCGAATCCCAGACTAAGAAGTATCCCAGCCGGACATCCCGAGCTGCCCGTCCTGAGCCATCGCCACCCTTCACCCGCGAGGTCAGGGCTGCGGAAGCTCTTCTTCGTCTGCACTTGAATGAGCTTGAAAACACGGGAACTGACACGGAGATGGACGATGACGAGATGACGTCGCCTTCTGGCTCTCGCTCTCTTGATGGCGATGAATCTCGTAGTCGTAAGCGACGTCGAGCTTCGCTTTGA
- a CDS encoding Reticulon, giving the protein MASGDVTYPNTGSISDVITKGPIVDHVKSEVSRTGDEFRDLTNSRVTPLTTTADGQPLTYYHSLMYSLLSWEQPRATAVSYASVICLIFAARFMPLIRWVFKFLYMSLGVTATVELAGHFIFQRGVASGFRPRRYYTVPKETFEAVLEDLQQLVDFFLIEFQRILFVENILHTILAFTAAFISYWLIRFIPFWGFAVIAATTTYFAPLFYINNRELIDEHIIEAQEIINFQTNQLRDMAGERTLHATELMKQYVDEYSSKAQGYIGTRRSPSPRTTKPVSPINRKTVVKPAKVEPIVEPTVKHEDFPEAPTAAPIAQALESDIVASVEPAEQAGDREPLLAI; this is encoded by the exons ATGGCTTCTGGTGACGTGACCTACCCTAACACGGGCA GCATCAGCGACGTTATTACCAAGG GCCCAATTGTCGATCATGTGAAGTCCGAAGTATCCCGCACCGGCGATGAGTTTCGCGATCTGACAAACTCGCGTGTGACCCCTTTAACCACCACCGCCGATGGTCAACCATTGACCT ACTACCACTCTTTGATGTACAGTCTTTTGAGC TGGGAACAACCCCGTGCGACCGCCGTTTCCTACGCCAGCGTGATCTGTCTCATATTCGCTGCTCGGTTTATGCCTCTCATTCGCTGGGTTTTCAAGTTCCTGTACATGTCGTTGGGAG TGACTGCCACCGTCGAGCTGGCTGGCCATTTCATTTTCCAGCGCGGAGTCGCTAGTGGATTCCGCCCTCGTCGTTACTACACTGTCCCCAAGGAGACCTTTGAGGCAGTCCTCGAGGACCTTCAGCAGCTGGTTGATTTCTTCCTGATCGAGTTCCAACGCATCCTGTTTGTCGAGAATATCCTCCACACCATTTTG GCTTTCACTGCTGCTTTCATCAGCTACTGGCTGATCCGCTTCATTCCCTTCTGGGGCTTTGCTGTGATTGCCGCGACCACCACATACTTCGCTCCCCTTTTCTACATCAACAACCGTGAGCTCATTGACGAGCATATTATCGAAGCCCAGGAAATCATCAACTTCCAGACCAACCAGCTTCGGGACATGGCTGGCGAGCGTACCTTGCACGCCACCGAGTTGATGAAGCAGTATGTCGATGAGTACAGCTCTAAGGCCCAGGGTTACATTGGAACCCGCCGCTCTCCTTCCCCGCGGACGACCAAGCCTGTGAGCCCGATCAACCGTAAGACCGTTGTCAAGCCTGCCAAGGTCGAGCCCATTGTCGAGCCCACCGTCAAGCACGAAGACTTCCCCGAGGCCCCCACGGCTGCTCCTATCGCCCAGGCTCTTGAGTCGGACATAGTTGCGTCCGTGGAGCCGGCAGAGCAGGCTGGTGACCGTGAGCCTCTTCTGGCTATTTGA